The following is a genomic window from Aphis gossypii isolate Hap1 unplaced genomic scaffold, ASM2018417v2 Contig00529, whole genome shotgun sequence.
CCTGGATTGCATGAGGTAGTTATCAAAAACATGATACATGGTCCCTGTGGAActcttaatcaaaattcacCCGGTATGATGGATGGTAAATGTTCAAAACGATATCCACGGACATTAATATCGGAAACAATTACTGGTAATGACGGTTATCCATTGTATCGTCGCAGATCGACAGCAGACAATGGAAAATCAACAAttgtcaaattaaatcaacaagaTATTGAAATAGATAATCGTTGGATTGTTCCATATTCACCCATTTTATCAAAGACATTCAAAGCACACATCAACGTTGAATCTTGCCATTCAgtgaaatctattaaatacatttgcaaaTATGTAACCAAAGGGAGTAATATGGCTGAGATTGGAATTGGTGCAGAGAATTCCAATGATGAAGTTACCCAATACCAAATGGGCCGCTATGTCAGTAGTAATGAAGCAGTTTGgcgaatattttcttttcctaTTCATGAGAGACACCCTTCTGTTGTTCACTTAGCTGTGCATTTAGAAAATGGACAAAGAGTGTATTTTACAGCACAGAACGCAGTACAAAGAGCTGCTCAGCCACCATCTACTACATTAACCAGTTTTTTTGAGACAAGCCAAAACGATGATTTCGCACAAACATTGCTATATTCTGAaatgccaaaatattatacctggaATCAATCCTCAAGGAGATTTATACGACGGAAACAAGGAAAACCAGTTCCAGGATATACAGA
Proteins encoded in this region:
- the LOC126554509 gene encoding uncharacterized protein LOC126554509, translating into MYSVEWQKRGLPHAHILIWLVENIRPNEVDAVISAEIPNVQVDPGLHEVVIKNMIHGPCGTLNQNSPGMMDGKCSKRYPRTLISETITGNDGYPLYRRRSTADNGKSTIVKLNQQDIEIDNRWIVPYSPILSKTFKAHINVESCHSVKSIKYICKYVTKGSNMAEIGIGAENSNDEVTQYQMGRYVSSNEAVWRIFSFPIHERHPSVVHLAVHLENGQRVYFTAQNAVQRAAQPPSTTLTSFFETSQNDDFAQTLLYSEMPKYYTWNQSSRRFIRRKQGKPVPGYTDVYSTDAIGRIYSVHPSNDECFYLRLLLVNVRGPTSFQQLRTVDGELCVSYREACQRLKLLENDAHWDQTLNDAVISSHPHQIRTLFSIIISTCFPSNPIDLWIKYKDYMCDDILYQIQNRMGNPNIQISEEIYNEALISIEDM